The Chryseobacterium oranimense genome contains the following window.
TTTATGCAGGCACAACACCAAAAATCTAAACTTATGAAAAAGAAAATTTTATTTGTCGTAACAAGTCATGACAAAAAAGGAAGCACCGGCGAAGACACCGGATATTATCTTGGCGAAGTTTCCCATCCGTGGGAAGTGCTTCACAAAGCGGGATATGAAATTGATTTTGTAAGTCCGAAAGGCGGAACTCCTCCGGTAGACGGGTTCGATTTAAAAGATCCCGTAAACAAAGAATTCTGGGAAAATACGGAATACAAAAACAAGATCGATCATTCTTTACAGCCGTCTCAGGTAAATCCGGAGAATTATGCTGCGATTTTCTACGCAGGAGGCCACGGAGCCATGTGGGATTTCGCAGATAATACAGAACTGGCAGGTATTGCTTCAAAAATTTATGAGAAAGGCGGCATTGTATCGGCAGTATGCCACGGTCCGGCCGGCCTTGTGAATATTAAACTGAGCAATGGGAAATATCTTGTAGACGGCAAAAAAATTAATGCCTTTACCAATGAAGAAGAAGCTGAAGTAAAGCTCACCAATGTAGTTCCTTTTCTTCTGGAAGAAAAACTGAAAGAAAGAGGAGCAAAATTTGAAAAATCAGGACTTTGGCAAAATCATGTGGTAACGGACCAGAGAGTCATTACCGGACAAAACCCACAGTCTGCAAAAAGCGTAGGTGAGGCTATTTTAAAAGAACTTAGCAAATAATCAGCTCATTAACCCCAAAAGAATAAAGCTTGTGCCTTTTGTGGTTACATTTTAATATAATTTATTCAAAACAAAATGGAATACAGAAAATTAGGAAATACAGAACTGGAACTGTCTGCTATTACTCACGGAGCATTTGCCATCGGGGGAAATATGTGGGGCGGAAATGAAAAACAGGATTCCATCAATTCAATTCATGCCTCTCTGGATCACGGCGTAACTTCTATTGACACAGCCCCTTTTTATGGATTCGGGCTCAGCGAAGAAATGATCGGAGAAGCTATTAAAGGAAAAGACCGTACAAAGATCCAGCTGCTGACCAAATTCGGACTGGTATGGGATGGAAGCAACAACGGAAAAGGAGAATTTTTCTTTGATGCTGAGGATGAAGGAAAAACTGTTCCGGTCTATAAATATGCTTCAAAAGCCAATGTAATTAAAGAAGTAGAGGAAAGCTTAAAAAGGCTGGGAACAGATTACATTGATCTTTTACAGCTTCACTGGCCGGACAGTACCACCCCGATCTGCGAAACAATGGAAGCTATGGAACTTCTTATCCAGCAGGGAAAAATTCTTGCAGCAGGAGTCAGCAATTATACCGTTTCACAGATGCAGGAAGCTAACAGAACTCTTCATCTGGCAAGCAATCAGGTTTCTTAC
Protein-coding sequences here:
- a CDS encoding type 1 glutamine amidotransferase domain-containing protein, whose amino-acid sequence is MKKKILFVVTSHDKKGSTGEDTGYYLGEVSHPWEVLHKAGYEIDFVSPKGGTPPVDGFDLKDPVNKEFWENTEYKNKIDHSLQPSQVNPENYAAIFYAGGHGAMWDFADNTELAGIASKIYEKGGIVSAVCHGPAGLVNIKLSNGKYLVDGKKINAFTNEEEAEVKLTNVVPFLLEEKLKERGAKFEKSGLWQNHVVTDQRVITGQNPQSAKSVGEAILKELSK
- a CDS encoding aldo/keto reductase — protein: MEYRKLGNTELELSAITHGAFAIGGNMWGGNEKQDSINSIHASLDHGVTSIDTAPFYGFGLSEEMIGEAIKGKDRTKIQLLTKFGLVWDGSNNGKGEFFFDAEDEGKTVPVYKYASKANVIKEVEESLKRLGTDYIDLLQLHWPDSTTPICETMEAMELLIQQGKILAAGVSNYTVSQMQEANRTLHLASNQVSYSMLNRAIEDELVPYSLKNNSGIIVYSPMERGLLTGKYFKEDKLKDNDHRNGYFSQFDLNKVKTFLEKIEPVAKEKNASLSQLVLRWTSMQPAITVVLAGARNARQAIENAQAMAIELSQDELSFINTALSEI